ATAGAAAGAGAAAATGCCATTATGTCCTTTTATATCAAATACACTCAGCATAAATCATGGCGTTCGATATTGCCGGGACTGGGCCTTTTAAGCCTTATTTTCTGCTTGTCCGGCTGTAAACCCGCCGACGACACCACCAGTGAGCAAGCCCCCTCATCAAGTAGCCAAAACGCAACAACATGGACTCGCACCGTAGAAACGGCGAAAGGCCCGGTGACACTGACCCAGCAGCCAAAGCGGATTGTCTCCACCAGCATCACTATCACCGGAACCTTGCTGGCTATCAATGCTCCAGTCATTGCCAGTGGTGCGACCGTGCCTGATACCACAGTGGCTGATAACCAAGGTTTCTTTACCCAATGGTCAGAGGTTGCCCAAGCTAAAAAACTGGTGCCGATATACCAGACAGAGCCGAATGCGGAAGCTGTCGCGGGAATGAATCCAGATTTAATTATTATTTCTGCCACTGGCGGAGATTCGGCGTTGAAGTTGTATGAGCAGTTGTCGGTTATCGCCCCAACATTGGTGATTAATTATGATGATAAGAGTTGGCAAGAGCTGGCGGTTTTGCTTGGCCAGGCGACAGGGCATGAGGCCGATGCGCAGCAAGTCATTGCAACATTCACTCATCGACTCAATGAGGTAAAGCAGAACA
The sequence above is drawn from the Yersinia enterocolitica subsp. enterocolitica genome and encodes:
- the fepB gene encoding Fe2+-enterobactin ABC transporter substrate-binding protein, whose product is MSFYIKYTQHKSWRSILPGLGLLSLIFCLSGCKPADDTTSEQAPSSSSQNATTWTRTVETAKGPVTLTQQPKRIVSTSITITGTLLAINAPVIASGATVPDTTVADNQGFFTQWSEVAQAKKLVPIYQTEPNAEAVAGMNPDLIIISATGGDSALKLYEQLSVIAPTLVINYDDKSWQELAVLLGQATGHEADAQQVIATFTHRLNEVKQNITLPPQPTSAFVYQAADSTANLWTENSAQGKLLQELGFTLAQVPDAVKGNTSMGHRKDIIQLGGEKLAEGLNGETILLFSGDQPAIDALKSNKFLAHTPAIEHNRVYAAGYDTFRLDYYSASKLLARLEEMFKAKS